The Actinomycetota bacterium genome includes a region encoding these proteins:
- a CDS encoding Xaa-Pro peptidase family protein, producing the protein MSKYARGPFGVDWEDRIDFDRLRRNRIRQVRDTLRASDIDAMLLWKDENVRYLTSLRAQLIAGKTTSLNGVLISQDSDPILLCSGGEIDKVSMGMSWLTAAHPIPIMEQRELVDGFVKSTLVPLLADLGVDAGRLGVDQVNYSLVEAMQSHVPDVQLTDGDSLMQQARLIKSEDEIAIIEESCAIGDAVTQRALDATRAGRRENEVAGDAMQTLYYMGGEMAHVITPFVASGEHMSPPHRICTDKIIRNQDLCFIDIGAMWNGYFADIGRTTIVGKPSAMQKRVYRSVYEGLMAGVEKMRPGNTNQDIADAIIDKVGQHGFADNLFSLFIGHGIGMGANEPPYIGETLPGSTAFELKAGMVFAVEPLVWVPDVPGGGGVRIEDMVLITEGDPRILSRVEYEDRLLD; encoded by the coding sequence ATGAGCAAGTACGCACGAGGTCCATTCGGAGTCGATTGGGAGGACCGGATCGATTTCGATCGACTCCGACGGAACCGCATCCGGCAGGTCAGGGACACGCTTCGCGCCTCCGACATCGACGCGATGTTGTTGTGGAAGGACGAAAACGTCCGGTACCTGACCTCCCTGCGAGCACAGCTGATCGCCGGCAAGACGACCTCCTTGAACGGCGTGCTGATCTCGCAGGACTCGGACCCGATCCTGCTGTGCTCCGGAGGGGAGATCGACAAGGTCTCGATGGGGATGTCGTGGCTGACCGCGGCCCATCCGATCCCGATCATGGAGCAGCGAGAACTGGTCGACGGCTTCGTCAAGTCCACGCTGGTTCCGCTGCTGGCCGACCTGGGGGTCGACGCCGGGCGGCTCGGCGTCGACCAGGTCAACTACTCCCTCGTCGAGGCGATGCAGTCGCATGTGCCCGACGTCCAGCTGACCGATGGCGATTCGCTGATGCAACAGGCTCGCCTGATCAAGTCCGAGGACGAGATCGCGATCATCGAGGAGTCGTGCGCGATCGGTGATGCCGTGACCCAGCGCGCACTCGACGCAACGCGAGCCGGAAGGCGAGAGAACGAGGTTGCCGGCGACGCGATGCAGACCCTCTACTACATGGGCGGCGAGATGGCGCACGTCATCACGCCGTTCGTCGCTTCCGGTGAACACATGTCGCCCCCGCATCGCATCTGCACGGACAAGATCATCCGGAACCAGGACCTCTGTTTCATCGACATCGGCGCGATGTGGAACGGATACTTCGCCGATATCGGACGCACGACCATAGTCGGGAAGCCGTCCGCCATGCAGAAGCGTGTGTACCGCAGCGTGTACGAGGGTCTGATGGCCGGCGTCGAGAAGATGCGTCCCGGGAACACGAATCAGGACATCGCCGACGCGATCATCGACAAGGTCGGGCAACATGGATTCGCGGACAACCTTTTCAGCCTGTTCATCGGTCATGGGATCGGCATGGGGGCGAACGAACCCCCCTACATCGGCGAGACGCTCCCCGGATCGACGGCGTTCGAGCTCAAGGCCGGCATGGTGTTCGCGGTCGAGCCGCTCGTGTGGGTCCCCGACGTCCCGGGAGGAGGAGGGGTCCGCATCGAGGACATGGTGCTGATCACCGAGGGTGACCCGCGGATCCTGTCACGCGTCGAATACGAAGACCGACTGCTCGATTAG
- a CDS encoding DMT family transporter, whose protein sequence is MRRPAVFVLAAATIVVLGVNWPIMSAGVELVPPLWLAAFRMAGAAAVVGAVMASRGGLRRPLRSDRPILFSVGLIRLALVTALVFSALRFVPPGRSSILVYTASLWTVPFAVALLHERLTAQRIAGLALGCAGIVLLLEPWGLDWSDTQLLVGVGMLLAAAIANAVTTVHIRGHRWTGTPFELMPWQLALAAVPITALAVIFDGAPSIRWNAETVAIVAYQVFLGSAFGLWGLITISRSLPSITTNLTLMAVPVVGLASSVVFVDEPLTAALVLSLLLVLGGVGLGLWSDQETGEPVIPSA, encoded by the coding sequence ATGCGTCGTCCCGCCGTCTTCGTGCTCGCCGCTGCCACGATCGTCGTGCTGGGAGTGAACTGGCCGATCATGTCGGCGGGGGTCGAGCTCGTCCCGCCGCTGTGGCTCGCGGCATTCCGGATGGCCGGGGCCGCGGCGGTTGTCGGCGCCGTCATGGCATCGAGAGGCGGTCTCCGTCGGCCGCTGCGCTCGGACCGACCGATCCTGTTCAGCGTGGGGCTGATCAGACTCGCGTTGGTGACTGCCCTGGTGTTCAGCGCCCTGCGGTTCGTCCCCCCGGGGCGCTCGTCGATCCTCGTGTACACGGCCAGCCTGTGGACCGTTCCGTTCGCCGTGGCATTGCTGCACGAACGCCTGACGGCACAGCGGATCGCCGGACTCGCCCTCGGGTGTGCGGGCATCGTCCTGCTGCTCGAGCCATGGGGGCTGGACTGGAGCGACACGCAGCTGCTCGTCGGCGTCGGGATGCTCCTCGCTGCCGCGATCGCGAACGCGGTGACCACGGTCCACATCCGCGGGCACCGATGGACCGGCACTCCGTTCGAGCTCATGCCCTGGCAGCTCGCCCTCGCGGCGGTGCCGATCACTGCGCTGGCGGTCATCTTCGACGGCGCACCGAGCATACGGTGGAACGCGGAGACGGTCGCGATCGTCGCCTATCAGGTCTTCCTGGGTTCGGCCTTCGGGTTGTGGGGGCTCATCACGATCAGCCGAAGCCTGCCTTCGATCACAACGAACCTCACCCTCATGGCAGTTCCCGTCGTCGGTCTGGCCTCCTCGGTCGTATTCGTTGACGAGCCGCTGACGGCCGCGCTCGTACTGAGTCTGCTCTTGGTCCTCGGAGGCGTTGGGCTCGGTCTGTGGTCGGATCAGGAGACCGGTGAGCCGGTGATCCCGTCCGCTTGA
- the speB gene encoding agmatinase, whose translation MDYPRVGAGDGGPVGPVDPLQIPRFAGPSTFARLPRLDEVDRCDVAIVGVPFDSGVSYRPGARFGPNAVRNATRLLRSYHPGLDVEPFAAQQVADAGDVGCNPFDIAEAITQVEAAAESVLADAGSLLTIGGDHTISLPLLRAMARRHGPIALLHFDAHLDTWDSYFGASYTHGTPFRRAWEEGLLTKDRSMHVGTRGPVFTPQDLVDDASFGFAIVHAMDLQSTSVTEVVTRVRERVGDAPLYVSIDIDVLDPAHAPGTGTPEAAGLTSRELIGILRGLSGLNLVGADVVEVAPAYDHAELTSIAASHAAYELLGLFALRSR comes from the coding sequence ATGGATTATCCACGAGTTGGCGCGGGCGATGGCGGGCCGGTTGGCCCCGTCGACCCTCTCCAGATCCCTCGGTTCGCCGGGCCTTCGACGTTCGCGCGCCTCCCCCGGCTCGACGAGGTGGACAGATGTGATGTCGCGATCGTGGGTGTGCCGTTCGACAGCGGAGTGAGCTACCGGCCCGGGGCTCGTTTCGGTCCGAACGCCGTGCGCAACGCGACCCGCTTGCTCCGCTCGTACCATCCGGGTCTGGACGTGGAGCCGTTCGCGGCACAACAGGTTGCGGACGCCGGCGACGTGGGATGCAACCCTTTCGACATCGCCGAGGCGATCACACAGGTCGAGGCCGCCGCGGAGTCGGTCCTGGCCGATGCCGGTAGCCTGCTCACGATCGGTGGCGATCACACGATCTCCCTTCCCCTCTTGCGGGCGATGGCTCGGCGGCACGGGCCGATCGCGCTGCTGCACTTCGATGCCCACTTGGACACCTGGGACTCCTACTTCGGAGCCTCCTACACGCACGGGACACCGTTCCGCAGGGCGTGGGAGGAAGGCCTTCTCACGAAGGACCGCTCCATGCACGTTGGGACGCGCGGACCTGTGTTCACGCCGCAGGATCTCGTCGACGACGCGAGCTTCGGCTTCGCGATCGTGCACGCGATGGACCTGCAGTCGACGAGCGTGACAGAGGTCGTGACACGGGTCCGCGAGCGCGTCGGAGATGCGCCGCTGTACGTCTCGATCGACATCGACGTGCTCGATCCGGCGCATGCGCCCGGGACCGGGACCCCCGAAGCCGCGGGTCTCACGAGTCGTGAGCTGATCGGGATCTTGCGCGGGCTCTCGGGGTTGAACCTGGTCGGCGCAGACGTGGTCGAGGTGGCCCCCGCCTACGACCATGCCGAACTGACGAGCATTGCCGCCTCGCACGCCGCGTACGAGCTCCTCGGCCTGTTCGCCCTTCGAAGTCGATGA
- a CDS encoding ATP-binding cassette domain-containing protein: MGDALTLRGVQIDIARGRTILGPIDLEVAVGEHWVVLGPNGGGKTTLLTLAGTMRHPSRGEAWVLGEQLGRTDIRRLRERIGHVSHAIADRIRPSIEVLDVVLTGRGSMLETWFHDFTEADHGYARALLDEFGCGGLAGQAFAACSQGERQRVLLARARFARHELLLLDEPAAGLDLPGRESLLRAIEGYASVEDGPTTILVTHHLEEIPASTTHAALLRQGQIVASGPIEEALTDATLSATFDMGLRVGRTGARWSAIAA; the protein is encoded by the coding sequence ATGGGTGATGCCTTGACCCTGCGTGGCGTCCAGATCGATATCGCTCGTGGGCGCACGATCCTCGGGCCGATCGATCTCGAGGTCGCCGTCGGGGAGCACTGGGTGGTCCTCGGTCCGAACGGCGGTGGAAAGACGACCCTGCTCACACTCGCCGGCACGATGCGTCATCCGTCGCGCGGCGAGGCGTGGGTGTTGGGGGAGCAGCTCGGTCGCACCGACATCCGACGGCTGCGCGAGCGGATCGGCCACGTCAGCCACGCGATCGCCGATCGGATCCGGCCGTCGATAGAGGTGTTGGACGTCGTGCTGACGGGTCGGGGATCGATGCTGGAGACCTGGTTCCACGACTTCACGGAGGCCGATCACGGGTACGCCCGCGCTCTGCTCGATGAGTTCGGGTGCGGGGGGCTCGCCGGTCAGGCCTTCGCGGCGTGTTCGCAGGGGGAGCGCCAACGGGTGCTCCTTGCGCGCGCTCGGTTCGCTCGTCACGAGCTGCTGCTGCTCGACGAACCGGCGGCGGGGCTCGATCTGCCGGGGCGGGAATCGCTGCTCCGCGCGATCGAGGGATACGCGAGCGTCGAGGACGGCCCGACGACGATCCTGGTCACCCACCACCTCGAGGAGATCCCCGCCTCGACGACCCACGCTGCGCTGCTTCGTCAAGGGCAGATCGTGGCCTCGGGTCCGATCGAGGAGGCATTGACCGACGCAACGCTGTCGGCAACCTTCGACATGGGATTGCGCGTCGGGAGAACCGGCGCCCGATGGTCGGCGATCGCTGCATGA
- a CDS encoding Trp biosynthesis-associated membrane protein has protein sequence MRQPVTSRGPGPIVMLVGAVVLAAGSVLPWAKVSAPFAVERSIGGLEGDGVLTVVGAVLIAGAALMWMTGRRWGRVVGVIVAVLAAGIAIYDLININDAIDDIAIQTGGLAEAAAGIGIYVAVAGAIVALIGGVLSGPVSTAPDRASGVTSTAGATRPPSTTAAPPLPPSPGNVPPPPPPPPS, from the coding sequence ATGCGCCAGCCAGTGACGAGTCGAGGTCCCGGACCGATCGTGATGCTCGTGGGAGCCGTCGTGCTCGCGGCCGGATCGGTCCTCCCGTGGGCGAAGGTGAGCGCTCCCTTCGCCGTGGAGCGATCGATCGGAGGTCTCGAGGGTGACGGCGTGTTGACGGTCGTCGGAGCGGTCCTGATCGCGGGCGCTGCGCTGATGTGGATGACCGGCCGTAGATGGGGGCGCGTCGTGGGCGTGATCGTCGCCGTCCTGGCGGCGGGGATCGCGATCTACGACCTGATCAACATCAACGACGCGATCGATGACATCGCGATCCAGACGGGCGGTCTGGCCGAGGCGGCGGCCGGGATCGGCATCTACGTCGCGGTGGCCGGAGCGATCGTCGCGCTGATCGGCGGAGTGCTGTCGGGACCGGTCTCGACAGCACCCGATCGGGCATCGGGTGTCACTTCGACCGCTGGCGCCACGCGCCCCCCCTCCACGACCGCAGCCCCGCCGCTCCCGCCTTCCCCCGGGAACGTTCCACCGCCACCACCACCTCCGCCGTCCTAG
- a CDS encoding 5-(carboxyamino)imidazole ribonucleotide synthase, which produces MLVAVVGGGQLGRMLALAGIPLGLRFRFLDPNPDAPVGGLGELIVADYDDEEALQRLADGASVVTYEFENVPVDAARTLERWAPVFPPPRALEVAQDRVAEKTLFGVVDIPFHAYRPVDSLEELQEAIDEVGTPSLLKTRRLGYDGKGQAVIAELGDAAAAWERVGGTSSILESLVEFDRELSVIAVRDHEGRTLCYPLVENRHEEGILRRSVAPAPNVTLDLQAQAEVHANRIMDEIGYVGVLALELFQVGERVLANELAPRVHNSGHWSIEGSETSQFENHLRAVLGLPLGSTAPRGASGMLNLIGSEPEAAGILAVPGAHLHRYGKEPRPGRKLGHVTVVAEDAWSRDARLAQVARIVDPPPDQE; this is translated from the coding sequence ATGCTCGTCGCCGTGGTCGGAGGCGGGCAGCTCGGGCGGATGCTCGCACTGGCGGGGATCCCGCTGGGCCTGCGCTTCCGGTTCCTTGATCCGAACCCGGATGCGCCCGTCGGCGGTCTCGGGGAGCTGATCGTCGCGGACTACGACGACGAAGAGGCGCTGCAGCGGCTCGCCGACGGCGCCTCCGTGGTCACCTACGAGTTCGAGAACGTTCCCGTCGACGCCGCACGCACCCTCGAGCGATGGGCACCGGTGTTCCCGCCCCCGCGTGCGCTCGAGGTCGCGCAGGACCGTGTCGCGGAGAAGACGCTGTTCGGTGTGGTGGACATCCCGTTCCATGCCTACCGGCCGGTCGACTCGCTCGAGGAGCTCCAGGAAGCGATCGACGAGGTCGGGACCCCGTCGCTGCTGAAGACGCGCCGGCTCGGCTACGACGGCAAAGGTCAGGCGGTGATCGCCGAGCTCGGCGACGCGGCGGCCGCGTGGGAGAGGGTCGGGGGCACATCGAGCATCCTCGAATCGCTCGTCGAGTTCGACCGGGAGCTGTCGGTGATCGCGGTGCGAGATCACGAGGGCCGCACGCTGTGCTACCCGCTGGTGGAGAACCGCCACGAGGAGGGGATCCTGCGGCGCTCCGTCGCCCCGGCACCGAACGTCACGCTCGATCTGCAAGCCCAGGCGGAGGTGCACGCGAACCGGATCATGGACGAGATCGGCTACGTCGGGGTGCTCGCGCTCGAGCTGTTCCAGGTGGGGGAGCGGGTGCTCGCGAACGAGCTGGCACCCCGCGTCCACAACTCCGGGCACTGGAGCATCGAGGGTTCCGAGACGAGTCAGTTCGAGAACCACCTGCGGGCGGTGCTCGGCCTCCCGCTGGGATCGACCGCTCCGCGGGGCGCCAGTGGGATGCTGAACCTGATCGGCTCCGAGCCCGAGGCAGCGGGGATCCTCGCGGTCCCGGGAGCGCACCTGCATCGGTACGGGAAGGAGCCGCGTCCCGGGCGCAAGCTCGGGCACGTGACGGTCGTCGCCGAGGACGCCTGGTCGCGCGACGCACGCCTCGCGCAGGTCGCGCGGATCGTCGACCCGCCCCCCGACCAGGAGTAG
- the purE gene encoding 5-(carboxyamino)imidazole ribonucleotide mutase, translated as MAEPVVGVIMGSRSDWETMRHTAETLEELGVPFETRVVSAHRTPDLLFEYAAAAEQRGLRSIVAGAGGAAHLPGMTASKTTIPVFGVPIESKALKGIDSLLSIVQMPSGVPVGTVAIGRAGAVNAALLAAGVVALGDGAVRERLKAFRERQTNDVLAHPDPSEE; from the coding sequence ATGGCCGAACCGGTGGTGGGCGTGATCATGGGATCCCGGTCCGACTGGGAGACGATGCGGCATACGGCCGAGACCCTCGAGGAGCTCGGCGTGCCGTTCGAAACTCGCGTGGTCTCCGCGCATCGCACCCCGGACCTGTTGTTCGAGTACGCGGCGGCCGCGGAACAGCGAGGCTTGCGGTCGATCGTCGCGGGGGCGGGCGGCGCCGCCCATCTGCCCGGGATGACCGCCTCGAAGACCACGATCCCCGTCTTCGGCGTGCCGATCGAGTCGAAGGCGCTCAAGGGGATCGACTCGCTCCTGTCGATCGTCCAGATGCCGTCGGGCGTTCCCGTCGGCACGGTCGCGATCGGCCGGGCCGGCGCCGTGAACGCGGCGCTGCTGGCGGCGGGCGTGGTCGCGCTCGGCGACGGCGCGGTGCGCGAACGGCTGAAGGCGTTCCGCGAGCGACAGACGAACGACGTGCTCGCGCATCCCGACCCCTCCGAGGAGTAG
- a CDS encoding MmgE/PrpD family protein, with protein sequence MSDRYSRMLAGYAAGVTTIPDSTAHEVKRRILDSIGVATAAFDADSPTAARAYANAFPDAAGASIWNTSRRANPEITSFANAVAVRYLDFNDTYLSKEPLHPSDVIPALVAIAEVRNRSPRELLEAIAVAYEIPVTLCDAASLRAHGWDHVNYIAIGAALGAGMLVDLDEQHLEHAVSIATVPHAAMRQTRAGELSMWKGAAAANAARNGIFGALLAEAGMTGPNEPFTGEMGLFAQLLDGSGFDDTTLAGIAAGGAPSRILDTYIKFWPVEYHAQSAVDAALRLRSEIGSVEIAAIRIDTFRTSYEIIAKDPEKWDPKTRETADHSIQYIVCAALEDGEVTMATFDLDRIRRPSTLGLLQQRTTVESDDALTDGYPDGVPNRITVTTADGVEHVREVRYPRGHAKNPMTDEEVTRKYRANVSGRWSDERVGLVAEHVWNLDESTTLEYLLAQLRTEEANT encoded by the coding sequence ATGTCCGACCGCTACAGCAGGATGCTCGCCGGATACGCGGCGGGCGTCACCACGATCCCGGACTCGACCGCCCACGAGGTCAAGCGACGGATCCTCGACTCGATCGGTGTCGCGACCGCCGCGTTCGATGCGGACTCCCCGACCGCCGCACGTGCGTACGCGAACGCCTTCCCCGATGCGGCCGGCGCCTCGATCTGGAACACGTCCCGGCGCGCGAACCCGGAGATCACGAGCTTCGCGAACGCCGTGGCCGTGCGCTATCTCGACTTCAACGACACGTACCTATCGAAGGAACCCCTGCATCCGAGCGACGTGATCCCCGCGCTGGTCGCGATCGCCGAGGTTCGCAACCGCTCACCGCGTGAGCTGCTCGAGGCGATCGCGGTGGCCTATGAGATCCCGGTGACGCTGTGCGACGCGGCGAGTCTGCGCGCGCACGGCTGGGACCACGTGAACTACATCGCGATCGGGGCCGCGCTGGGTGCCGGCATGCTCGTCGACCTGGATGAGCAGCATCTCGAACACGCGGTATCGATCGCGACCGTCCCCCACGCGGCGATGCGGCAGACGCGGGCCGGCGAGCTGTCGATGTGGAAGGGCGCCGCCGCCGCGAACGCCGCGCGCAACGGCATTTTCGGGGCGCTGCTCGCCGAGGCGGGGATGACCGGACCGAACGAGCCGTTCACGGGGGAGATGGGGCTGTTCGCGCAGCTCCTCGATGGATCGGGGTTCGACGACACGACCCTCGCCGGGATCGCGGCCGGAGGCGCTCCGAGCCGGATCCTCGACACCTACATCAAGTTCTGGCCGGTCGAGTACCACGCGCAGAGCGCGGTCGACGCCGCGCTGCGGCTCCGGAGCGAGATCGGATCCGTCGAGATCGCGGCGATCCGGATCGACACGTTCCGCACGAGCTACGAGATCATCGCGAAGGATCCGGAGAAGTGGGACCCGAAGACGCGGGAGACCGCCGACCACTCGATCCAGTACATCGTGTGCGCCGCGCTCGAGGACGGCGAGGTCACGATGGCGACGTTCGACCTCGACCGGATCCGCCGGCCGTCGACGTTGGGGCTGCTCCAGCAGCGCACGACCGTCGAGTCGGACGACGCGCTCACGGACGGCTACCCCGACGGGGTTCCGAACCGGATCACCGTCACGACCGCCGACGGAGTCGAACACGTCCGTGAGGTGCGCTACCCGCGCGGGCACGCGAAGAACCCGATGACCGACGAGGAGGTCACGCGCAAGTACCGGGCGAACGTCTCCGGACGCTGGTCCGACGAACGAGTGGGCCTCGTGGCCGAGCACGTGTGGAACCTCGACGAGTCGACCACCCTCGAGTACCTGCTCGCACAGCTCCGAACCGAGGAGGCGAACACATGA
- the prpB gene encoding methylisocitrate lyase: protein MTWLTPDPGEHPAKKLRELLRSDETLVVPGVFHGLSALLARRAGAQAVYLSGAGYSASMGLPDIGLVTLDELARNARQIVRVTRMPLIVDADTGFGSALMVMRTVRELEGARCAAIQIEDQLDPKRCGHLDGKEVVPAEVMVEKVAAAREAAQHLVVVARTDTRSTHGLDEAIRRGIAYREAGADVIFPEALETEEEFASYAKAVPGPLLANMTEFGKSPLLPAARLGELGFRIVIFPVSAARIFSQLAGEFYDELLTTGTQEAWVDRMFTREQLYELIGYDDYAALDSTLARSTRDIARAGDPPGRDPA from the coding sequence ATGACCTGGCTGACACCCGATCCCGGTGAGCACCCGGCGAAGAAGCTCCGCGAGCTGCTCCGCTCGGACGAGACGCTCGTGGTTCCCGGCGTGTTCCACGGCCTCTCGGCGCTTCTGGCCCGCCGTGCCGGTGCGCAGGCCGTCTACCTGTCGGGGGCGGGGTACTCGGCCTCGATGGGCCTTCCGGACATCGGCCTCGTGACGCTCGACGAGCTGGCCCGCAACGCACGACAGATCGTTCGGGTTACCCGCATGCCACTCATCGTCGACGCTGATACGGGCTTCGGATCCGCGCTGATGGTGATGCGGACCGTGCGGGAACTGGAAGGGGCCCGGTGCGCGGCGATCCAGATCGAGGATCAGCTGGATCCGAAGCGCTGCGGCCACCTCGACGGCAAGGAGGTCGTGCCGGCCGAGGTGATGGTCGAGAAGGTGGCGGCCGCCCGCGAGGCCGCCCAGCACCTCGTCGTCGTCGCTCGCACCGACACACGTTCGACCCATGGTCTGGACGAAGCGATCCGTCGCGGTATCGCCTACCGCGAGGCGGGCGCCGACGTGATCTTCCCCGAAGCGCTCGAGACCGAGGAGGAGTTCGCGTCGTACGCGAAGGCGGTCCCCGGGCCGCTCCTCGCGAACATGACGGAGTTCGGCAAGAGCCCCCTGCTGCCCGCGGCTCGGCTCGGCGAGCTCGGGTTCCGGATCGTGATCTTCCCCGTGTCGGCTGCGCGGATCTTCTCTCAGCTCGCCGGCGAGTTCTACGACGAACTGCTCACGACGGGAACGCAGGAGGCCTGGGTCGATCGGATGTTCACGCGCGAGCAGCTGTACGAGCTGATCGGCTACGACGACTACGCTGCGCTCGATTCGACGCTGGCGCGCTCGACGCGGGACATCGCGCGGGCGGGCGATCCGCCTGGGAGGGATCCCGCATGA
- a CDS encoding citrate/2-methylcitrate synthase, translated as MTDPTHEYRPGLEGVIATDTQVSFLDLETEQIIVRGYDLIELARTARYPDVAYLLLYGELPTTDQQAGFDTDLRDAAALPPGMEAVLRSLPPEMDAMDALRTALSALAGFEDPDVLADTSHAANLAKATRILAKAPAVAANAYRATHSLELVTSDPELGFVANFLHLLPGPDVDEEAIEVFDRVLTCYSEHELANSTLTARVVASTLADIYGAIVAATASLKGPLHGGANEAGARMFAEIAANGGSSTAETYVLDKLERKERIMGFGHRVYMHRPDPRATLLAEDLTTLAARRPGGEDLVRSYEICVATMEREKGLYPNTDLPIGLLLYLLDIPIDLYTPVFLCARIAGLAAHVLEQHDDNRLYRPRVLYTGPREKHP; from the coding sequence ATGACCGATCCGACCCACGAGTACCGCCCGGGTCTGGAAGGCGTGATCGCCACCGACACGCAGGTGTCGTTCCTCGACCTGGAGACCGAGCAGATCATCGTGCGTGGCTACGACCTGATCGAGCTGGCGCGCACCGCCCGGTACCCGGATGTCGCGTACCTGCTCCTGTACGGGGAGCTCCCGACCACCGACCAGCAGGCCGGGTTCGACACCGACCTGCGCGACGCCGCCGCGTTGCCGCCGGGGATGGAGGCCGTTCTTCGGTCGCTGCCCCCGGAGATGGACGCGATGGACGCGCTGCGCACCGCCCTGTCGGCGCTCGCCGGGTTCGAGGACCCGGACGTGCTCGCCGACACCTCGCACGCGGCGAACCTCGCGAAGGCGACGCGGATCCTCGCGAAGGCCCCGGCGGTCGCGGCCAACGCCTACCGCGCCACCCACTCGCTCGAGCTCGTCACGTCCGATCCCGAGCTCGGGTTCGTCGCGAACTTCCTGCACCTGCTCCCGGGGCCGGACGTCGACGAGGAGGCGATCGAGGTGTTCGACCGCGTGCTCACCTGTTATTCCGAGCACGAGCTCGCGAACTCGACACTGACGGCACGCGTCGTGGCGAGCACGCTCGCCGACATCTACGGCGCGATCGTTGCCGCCACCGCCTCGCTGAAGGGACCGCTGCACGGCGGAGCGAACGAGGCCGGCGCGAGGATGTTCGCCGAGATCGCCGCGAACGGAGGCTCGTCGACCGCCGAGACCTACGTGCTCGACAAGCTCGAGCGCAAGGAACGCATCATGGGCTTCGGCCACCGCGTCTACATGCATCGCCCCGATCCCCGGGCCACACTCCTCGCCGAGGATCTGACGACGCTCGCCGCTCGCCGACCCGGTGGCGAGGATCTCGTTCGCAGCTACGAGATCTGTGTCGCGACGATGGAGCGGGAGAAAGGCCTGTACCCCAACACCGACCTGCCGATCGGCCTGCTGCTGTACCTGCTCGACATCCCGATCGACCTGTACACCCCGGTGTTCCTGTGTGCCCGGATCGCGGGACTCGCGGCGCACGTTCTCGAACAACACGACGACAATCGCCTCTACCGTCCACGCGTGCTGTACACGGGTCCTCGCGAGAAGCATCCCTGA
- a CDS encoding class I SAM-dependent methyltransferase, whose protein sequence is MASRYTLGHTPASAERLRYVAAIADEQTRFLLENLTIDEPPALVVDLGCGPGYTTRLLAETLRPDRTVGLDVAESFLEVARQSPHEGLEYRRHDLLEGELPVSDADVVFTRFLLSHLPRPTSHLGTWSRALALGGRLILVEVERVNSPDAVFTDYLAMLDGLLRSQGGVFSVGPVLAEAERPEDMTTELDRVATFDVPASLAGRSFHLNLQNVRNDPYVLDEVGPERVDRIDRGLAELAEGTRTTTITWQLRQLVLRRTG, encoded by the coding sequence ATGGCCTCCCGCTACACGCTCGGGCACACGCCGGCCTCCGCCGAACGCCTCCGCTACGTCGCCGCGATCGCGGACGAACAGACCCGCTTTCTGCTCGAGAACCTGACGATCGACGAGCCGCCCGCGCTCGTCGTGGACCTTGGCTGTGGCCCCGGCTACACGACGCGCCTGCTGGCCGAGACCTTGCGACCGGATCGGACCGTCGGGCTCGACGTCGCGGAGTCGTTCCTCGAAGTCGCTCGGCAATCCCCGCACGAAGGGCTCGAGTACCGACGTCACGACCTGCTGGAGGGTGAACTGCCCGTGTCCGACGCCGACGTGGTGTTCACCCGCTTCCTCCTTTCACACCTGCCCCGACCGACCTCCCACCTAGGGACGTGGAGCCGAGCTCTGGCTCTTGGCGGTCGCCTGATACTCGTCGAGGTTGAACGCGTGAACTCACCGGACGCTGTGTTCACCGACTACCTCGCGATGCTCGACGGACTCCTTCGATCGCAAGGAGGCGTCTTCTCGGTGGGGCCTGTCCTAGCCGAGGCCGAACGTCCAGAGGATATGACGACGGAGCTCGATCGGGTCGCGACCTTCGACGTGCCTGCGTCGCTCGCGGGGCGCTCCTTCCATCTGAACCTCCAAAACGTTCGCAACGACCCCTATGTCCTTGACGAGGTCGGCCCGGAGCGCGTCGATCGGATCGATCGTGGCTTGGCGGAGCTGGCCGAGGGAACGAGGACCACCACGATCACCTGGCAGCTCCGCCAGCTCGTGCTCCGCCGAACCGGATAG